DNA from Thunnus maccoyii chromosome 5, fThuMac1.1, whole genome shotgun sequence:
CTGCCTTCATGAGGCATGGATTGACTTTCAAAAGTTGAAATTTCAAACTtggctgtttttaaaggttccctgtggagttttctttttacattcagtgtttctcgCTAAAACGCATTGTCTGTATCCTTGTTAATGCATTTGCTTCCtccataaaacatttgaaaaggcCAGTATCCTGTTGAAATCTGCATTGTTTAATTTTACATCCATATTTATTCGCTAGCAGTTTTCTTCTTTCCGGCTTCGGTGTTTCGGCTGCATTTATTGGCGTGTTActgccacctgtagatcagtgggaGGGTGTCGGACTATTGGCAGGAACGAGTATCAGCTCACCCGCGTGCATGCAtatgcacaataacaaacaaaacggggacccactcataaaaacattgtactattagtggtcaaaaactctaCAGGGTACCTTAAATTGTTCACAGCCAAAACCTGCCACAGGTGTCTTCAGATGTAGTTGCCCTTATATAATGTATAGATTATATATAGTCTATTATATAGACTTTTAGCTCTGGGTTGGTCTTACTAGTCCTTGAGAAACATAACTGGctcttctatatttttttaacattataaaGGACCAACTGTTAGGATGGGCCAATTGTTTGTCTACTGTGCAAAAATGAACATTGGTTACATTGGCTATATACATTATATCGCTCCACATTAGGTAACTGTGGCACTGAGCCCTAAATAAACCAATCATCAATGCATCTACCTGCAGCTGGGATGTGAATGATATTATTTTGGACTGCACAGTCTTCTGCAGCTTGTCAGCAGCCTGggcttttttccctcctttctttccaCGGAGCACCTTACTTTCCGCCTCACccaatgtgacatttttcagCTTGGTAACAAATGGTTGGGATTGGTTCCACAACACTGAGCCTGCAGATATATCCTTCCTAAGGACACAAACACCCTAATCTTCATCCTAACCTGTAGCATTTCTAAAGGTGGTGTTTCATTGAGATGATCTTCATCACGTTACCAACCACATTTCCACTAGTTTGATAACTTGCCCTGAAAGCAGTGGCTGTCCTTTGTTGTGTGAAGAGACTGTGGGGGTGAATTATCAGCATGCAGGTGCtacaggttttgtttttcttatggGTTTGTTACTCCGAGTTTTCTGTACCAGCATTGGAAAGGGAATAAGCTATATACAGATTATAGTACAATTTAACCCCCACGTTTTTTGTCAGATTGTTAATTAAATTTCATCTTAATTTCTGAAGCAAAGTGGTCTTGCAGATGAATTATTGGGTTTGTCTGTCATGGGAGGTTTTAGGAGGCCTGGTGCAAAATCCAACCAGAGGTTTCTTTGGGGATTGTATCTTGAATATTCTCATTATTGAACTTCAAAAGCTAATTTCCAAACAGTAAAAATCAAGTAATCTCTATACAATTACATGTTTATGGTTTTAATAATTTTCCTTCCTGGGATAACATTTTCCCTGGAATCTGTATTCACATTTCAGTGTGACACATTGCATTACATAGTAGATCCCAGCTGTTACCATATCTCTCTCTGGACTGGAAACCAGCCTAACCATTAATATGATGTGAGTTTGTGAAAACTTGAGCTGCTGGGAACTTATGAAGTTTAATGTTCAAGAACAAGGATGTCGTCAAACACTGCTACAAGATTCTGGCAGCCATGGAAAACCTGGAACAGGTCAGAAATATTTAAGTTCTTTCCCTTTCTGAACAAAGGTAATGTAGGATGTAGGCTGAGCCGAAACGAAAGCTGGGGCATGAATTttacatgaaaacagacaaaaagtaTGTCTGAACTCCAACAAGAACAAACTGTGACATTGATCAAAGCAAAAGTCCATCATTACTTTAAAAGCTATCCATTGTGTTCTGGCATATTCTATTTACAACATTTTGCTATGAATGTTCAATACCACTAAACCTCTTCCTCTGTGAGTGATactaaagaaaaatatgaaagtatCAATCAGAGAAAATTATTGGAACACTTTGCCCATTTCCACAACTGTATGCACCTGCCCAGGTATCATTTACACTGATCTGAACCTATAGAGAGCACCACAGTGTTCAATAAAACCAATACATATATCATTTGATTAAATACCAATATGGTATGTATAGAAAAAACATGACTCATTTTGGGATGGCACTCTACAAACTTAAAGTGTagagtgtttgtatgttttcctTCCAAGCAgccactgattttattttactaCTGTATCAACTATCCTTAGAGACTTGCATTGTCACAAACTATTATAATTTCATACTGTAATAACTGCCTGCTAACACTATTGAcaaatgcattttgcaccacCAAAACAATGATGTAACTTTGACCAGAATACAAGCAGACATGATATTCAATGATCAATTTTCAAGCATCTATTTTCCATATCCTGTTGAATTGAATGGAAACATGGCTCTCTGGGGCCATGTTTGTAGTTCTCTTTCTGAAAAGCTGGGCGCAGTTTGTGGAAACACTGGATTTAAGCGTTGGTTTCGCCCAGGGCAAAGATGTTCTCATCCCCGCACAAAACATACAGATTtgtacaaaacacaaacagttgtACACCCAGGCTAAATAATGACCTTTCTAGCCTACGTTTGTCCTACACAGAGAGCGGCATCTCAAATGCACTTGTATAAACGATTAGAATAATCCCTGGGTTTAGTCTTTCAGGCAGCCCACCGCATATGCAGTTCTCCCAAACATCCTCTAACTCAACCTCAACATTAATCTTCATCCTCAATTGTGTACAgagtttaatatttaatattcagCGTCGTTTCCAACGTCTCATGTATTTGTGCACAGCCGGAAGGGCTACTGCCTGACAGACCAACTTCAGGGAATAAAATACGTGACAACCACTTCTGTTgacagctaacgttagctaagcTAGCTTGATGCTAGCTAGTGTTGCGACCAGATCGCGTCTCACTGAATCCTTCACCGCCTCTCATGGTGTCACGTCTGCTCTCCGTCCTTCACTCCTGCAGTGTCGACTGTCGACGTGAGACATGCAGGACAGATATAGTGAGATCGGCTTCGTCCAGCAAATACTCGGGTTGAATTTAGTGCCGAGAAAAAACGGCACACACCGAGGCAACGACACCTCGCTCAGCGACTTCTCAGGTACAGGCTGTCTTATAGCTAATACTGTACACAGGGACCAACATAATACCAACAGTTCATTGTTTCGTTTTAATTAACGTTGATTGTGCTCAATTCCTGTGACATTTGATCCCTGTAGCTCTTGGACGCTAGTTTGTAGGCGTTAGCAATGTTGAGGTACATTCGTTAAGCTAGCTAACTTCCTGCTTCATTACAACGGTTGTTTTTAATCGTCAGACTGCGATGGTTAACACACGTATGCTGCTATTTCCAATTAGAAAATAGGTcgaataaataaacaattccAAAAGTGGTAAAATTGTGTATTGTAAATAAGTGTCCATAGCATTTTTCTTAGCTAGCTTAGGTGGGTATTTTCCTATGTATCTTAGTGTAATTAGTGTGTTAAAGTAAGAGCATGTGATGTCAATTGTGTTGAACTTAAGCTCTTCTTTGTCATAGCATTGAATGCGTAGAAGCCGCGTTAGTGGAAGGGATTAACATAACTTTACAGataagttgttgttgtgtgtgtttggtgtatACAGAGTTGGGTAAACTACTTGCAAAGTGTAGCGAGCTAAACTACATTAAATGAAGCTCCCCTACACTGAACTTCACTTTCCCCCAGAGAATGTAGCAGGCTAAACTACAGCAACATGGCAAACGTAGTTTGCTACATCGAtcctatttttgtatttttattttattattattattgtttttatgattattgtattttatatgattGGTAGTTTAAAAGTGCTATTTTTATCAGGCCCACTCTGTACAAGTAGCTATATCATCTCTCAACTAAAGTAAGGAAGGAAGctttgtatgtatgtctgtctgtatgtatgtatgtctgtatgtcctttgcatatctcttTAACTGTTTATCTGATCAACCCCATACTTGGCGGATGTGTGGCTGAGGACCCAAGGGAGTGCtgtgtcaaatttggtgcaatCTGAACACACGAtacttttaatattaataaacttctAATAAACCAGCAATCAGTGAGCCGCTCCGctctgtgcaggggcagggCAGAGCTTCAGAGCTCTGCTGACTGACTCCATtgcttacattgaaagcacatttcaaggagatcttttaatagccagtatgaataggaggaatgatgatgacagtgaggaaaacctctttcactgttcatatggacacttgaCTGTTGCTTCcagacacttgaaaaattgtgaacttaaCCTTTAAGGCTGCGTTActcttcagtattttttttttttttttactgttctaGCTCAGTGAATtgaacaaatatataatattatatatatacatataatattaaCTGATGTATTCACGTatataatgtcataaaatgtcataaatgaCAGACAGAGGTCTTACCCAGGGGTCCAACACAAGTCCCTTTGTACCCAACAGAGGTGTGGATTACTTGTCCTTGACTTTTGTTGTACTAAAATATCTCAGTCAAGACTATTTATGTATTACTAACTAAATATTATGAATCATTCATGATTAATGTTAATTTCACCTACCAATTGTCTCTGTGTTGGTGTGGATATTGATGTGATCAAGAACATATAATGACTTGTTGAGGACTCTTAAGATAAAGTTTGGGGGCTTGGGCTCGCTCTGGGACTGTGCTGTGTGACTGGAGTGCAAAATTCTAGTTGTCCTTCCACAAGCCTCCAGAGGAGCTTCAGGTCTCCTTGTTATAGATTCTTCAAGTGTGTGAGCCTTTATTGGAGGGATGAGCAGCATTCTTCCAAAACACAGTGGGGAAGATCACCCATAGCTGTTAAGTTAGGATCTGAGATCTGGTTACTGAAGACcacagcatatgattcacatcatttttatacTCAACAATAATTCtgcttttcctttcatttgtcaacCACTTGTAGATGAAATAGCCACTGAAGTGTATATGATCTGCTGTAACTTGCAACACTTTTGTTCTCTGTAGAGGAGATAAAGGGAACAGAGCCAGACAGCTAGGATAGCATTTAGAtagatgaataatgaatgaagtaTCCAAATTAATGGCCCCAGTGCACTATGGAACTGTGAACGATCTGCACTTTGATTGGCATCAATTGATATGTGGTTGtatgtttggtgtgttttgtcCAGAGATGTGGTATGGGGTGTTCCTGTGGGCAGCGGTCTCCTCTCTGGTCTTCCACCTGCCTGCAGCTCTGCTGTCCCTCGCCACACTACGACAGCACAAGATGGCCCGTTTCATGCCCATCGCCATCCTCCTCATGGGCATCGTCGGGCCAGTATGCGGAGGAGTCCTCACCAGTAAGTCCTCTGcctacgtgtgtgtgcgtgtctgctCGGATTATGATAGAGATGTCCCAATCACACAGCTGCCCTGTGCATAGTCGAGCTGCAAtgtgaaaatgagatgagataAAACTTGAATTCATCCTGGAAAATGTTGTGCTCAGAATacatagtgaaaataaatctaGAACTATATAAAACAGCAGGAGATATAGCATGTTAATTAGATATGTACAGTATTGTgcaaagtaaagtgaggatgctttcaaaaataatgacagataATTTACAGTTCAGTAAACATATGACTTACAAGACATTGCTGGCTTATCAGACAGTAGGTCAGCTGGTAAACAcctacatgtttgttttttgtgtgtgtttgtaaggtGCAGCCATAGCCGGTGTGTACAAGGCAGCAGGGAAGAGGATGATCTCTCTGGAGGCGCTTGTTTTTGGTGTGGGACAGTCCTTCTGTGTCCTCATCATCTCCTTCCTCAGGGTACTCGCCACCCTCTAGCAGTGCTGAGGCCTGCCTGGCTGGCTGGACCTGACACCAGTCGTACCTTCTCTCGACGGGACCTGAGTTTAACACTCGACCCTGGCAAATCCCAGGACACATGGAGACCAATCTGGCCCGAGACATGATCTCACTACCTGCTGATGGACCAGGACCAGAATAATTTTAATCAGCTGTTTTGAGAAAGAGCAGAGCAGTGCAAACTGAAGGTGAACTATGCAGCGCTACACCTTCTGACTTGCTGCTGAGCCTTCTGTATGAGGTCCACCATAGGACAGCATAATGTTGCATTCACATCATATGGCAACCACACACTACAGAacagtttcttttattttttttaaactgaacaCTAACCTTGAGCGTTCACATTGCCAGTACTCCTTTCAGGGTTTGGCAGTGCATTCCTTATTTATTCCAAAGTCAAGAGAAGCCCTTACAGTAAACAAACCTGATGAAATAGTGATTCCTGTATGATGTGAAGGCAGCAGGATGCTCCTCTGTTGGCAGGAGTTACAGGTTAGCAGCAGGATGGAGTTCTCCCTCTGACACTAACTTCTCTcaggagctgtgtgtgtatgtgtgtttgagtctgTTTGACtgtcagagagacagcagcaggtGGGCTGACAGGAAGATGATGGTAATATGCAAGATTCTGGCTTTTTTTCCTTGAGGCCTTAATTTCTATTTTCTAACTTCCAAAGTGGTGTTTATCTTCAGGGCTGTCTTTCTTTAACACTCTGTCTCTTGCTGCTCCTTTTGCTCTTCcgttctttattttttttgtcgaAATGAATTCAAGTCGGACTGCCtgtgtgttattattaatttcCAAATTAGCTACACCTACAACATCTTCCCTTCTAACTTACTGtcttcagtgtttgtatttagtTTAGTCCTGGTCAAAGCCCTGCAAACACAGCATAGAGAATGTCCTCACAGTCTCTCTGCTCATCCTCTGGGTTCGTTTGCTGAGAGTGAATGCAGCAGATCTTTGAACACAGGGAACGAAGACGGTCCGATTACTAAACAAACCCCCCCAAAAACTGAGAGGagcttttcatcttttcttttcactctttgaATGATCTTTTACaggtgtgtgtctttttgtgacAGTGAACTGATTTGTATATATATTCTAAATTGTGTCCAGGTCTTTGTAGCTTTCAAtctttatgaccaaatatgagaagctgttgttttttctgcacTAAATGTGCATCAGCTGGTTCAATAGAAGTGTGCTCCCTTGTAGTTTTTATGAGCTCATCAAATTCCCACAGCCTTCAGTGACTGCTTTGACTTGTTTTTGAATTGGTATTGTATATGTATCTCCAACATGCATATACAGACAAAATGTACATGTTATCCTTTGAATAAGCTCACAGGTGATGCTGTTTCTGTATTAGCATCTGCTTAGTAATGACTTCAAGCTAGCTGTTGACAGCAGAAATGTACGTGTTGGTCAGACTGGAGTCACTTCTCTTTGATTTTACATTGGTTTTCacttgatatttaatttttttgtgtctgtgtctttaaGAGAAGCTGCTTCTGTCAACAATGGAATGAGTCATTTCCAAAAACATCTTTTGCTTCCATTCATTTCCATCAAATTCTCCTGCTGGGGGGCCCCTGACCCCAAACCACCCCCAGGTTCCACAAGTTATAGTTTGGTCTCCATACAAATATGAAATTAGGAATTGCACACACAGTGAACCTGGAGCCTTTAGGGGCCCGGGGCAGTCGCCATCTTCGCCCAGTCAATAATGGAACAGAGACGAGTCACATGGCGAAAATCCAGGAAGATTGTGTTGAGTGTTGTCAGAAccaaacttttttaaaaaaaaaaaatgtggtgcAGATTGTTTTGCACATGAAATTCCAATTAGAAATGTTGTTTTCCCGTATGTCTGCTCATGTGGCAATCATCCTCTCCTCTTAACAGAGCTCAAACATGACGCAGCCACACCGACTGCTCTGAAATCTCAACATCCTGAACTGCAgctgtatttgcatattttccTCATAATTCCCTCAAAGAATTTCTTTAACCCTCTCAAACCAAAGATGGCTTGAATTCTACATATGCACCCTGTACGTCACTGGCTACACTTCAGTCTTCTCTCCATCTGTTAGTTACATAAGCGGTGCCTCATTGGCTCTGTTGCCAGTGCATGTGAACAAGcagcaaaacaaattaaagctAGAATGTAATTTTGGCTAcacaaaaatggtaaaaatcAGGAGAGGCTAATATCAGCAGATTATAAATGACAAGACTACAGAAGTTCAGCAGCCATGGGACAGGAGTGACATGAAgactttgcttttgttttcttggaAACATATTTAATCGTGGGTCATCAGCTTTTGGAGccataaaatgagaaaaattcCTGCCACACAAACACCATTAACTGCTTAAAAAGTTTAGATTTTcgtcaaaaatgttgttgattTTATATTCAGCTGTGAACAGCTCTCTGTACATACAGTCTGTTGGGGATGTGCATGTCATTTGAGGAGAGAGAAGTGAAAGTACACACTGGAAAATCAAAGCACTTCATTGAAATGTCTGGCTGATGCAGAAACTAATGAGCCTTGTGTGAAATGAAGTCTCGTCAACCCCTGGGCCTTGCTTTTACGCTGTACATTTTGaagaatgtttatttttttatggttGTGTAATTTAGctgcttgagtgtgtgtgtgtgtgtgtgtgttctggttctgttacagcagcagataTCGCAGGGTTGACACTAAAACCTTCACATTGATCATTTTAGTCTGGATATTTTCTTCAACTGGTACTTATCACCAATAGTAACATACTCAATTTTTAATCTGTCCTCCTTGAAACCAATTGTTATCCTCATCAGTTATCTAACATGCTGATTTGACTGAGCTAACTAGCACTTTCAGGACTGGGGACACTCATTAAACCAAGTGTATTTCCCAAGAATTCATACTCTTTCAGAAAAgcaaaaggtcagaggtcagactgcatgtgtgtatgtaaactGTGGGAGGTGGTAAATGCACAAAGATACACACTGGACTGTTCAGCGTTATCCTTTACATTCGACTTCCAGATGAGGTGAAAGTACATGTGCAAATGTTCTTGGAGCTGCTTAAAGTAGGAGATACACCAAAATGTTAAGTCAGAGCACTAAAAGAAGGTGTATAAAAGGCCCATTTCctccaggaaaagaaaaaaaaagttattaataaAATTACTCATAAGTCAAAATCATGAGACACAATGCCAAGATTTAAATTATTAGTTCAAAAATTTCACTCATTTTTACTTCAgtcataattttaatttaccattagtaatttatttttgtcatttttttcctggCAGAAATCAGCTTCCATACAGTCAGTTGTCCAATACAATGACTTTGCTTTGAAAAGAGACAACTTAACATCCATAAACCCCCTGCCTGTTGAGATATTCTTACAAATatttaacagagaaaacatgGTTTATCTGGAAGGACCATACTATAATAAGTTTACAGGCAAAGCTgataaaatacagacagaataaaatgacaaatgtaaaGGTGATGCTGGAGTTTCTGCTGTAATGGAACCATTTATTACCATGTGGTATTGGCCACATTCCTGACtggttttgttccatttttacCAGATTCAAAAGGTTTTAAAGGTTGATTTTACTATAGTAAATTAAGTGCCAATGGTTGAtattttcatgaaataaaattGTTTCAACTAtagtgtggttgtgtgtgttccTGTCCTTTAGTAACCTCTAGTGGTGGTCAATGGGAACTTTAACAACACTAACAGCATTTTAACACATTGTAAATGACAACTCATAATGAAATATAGAAGTCATTATTCCACTAGTGGTACAACTATATATTGTGGAATATAACACAGTACAGTTACTCAGGTGCTGGGCTTCAGTACAATTCTGAGGTGCTTGTACACTACtagaatatttctatttttatgatACTTactatacttctactccactacatgtaTGTGACAATTGTAGTTACTATTTAACAATGATGATTTTACATACCAATTAGTTTAGATGAGcttataaaatattcatgttggAAATTAAGACAGTTTATCAACAGTTCCACCTCcaacagctacaacattaaagtgCTGCTTTTACTGTTTACCTGACAATGCTTTTACCAAAGTAAGATCTAGAAGTCTAGactttgacttgtcacagtCTTTTTACTGTGTAGTATTGCTTCATTTAGTTTAGTAAAGTATTtaagtacttcttccaccattgGTGGCAAAATATAATTGATATGCAAAAATGTGATACTTTGTATTGTGGGGCTGAAAAATGGATTGCAATATGAACTCAATCATTTCTGACTCCCAAATTGTACAGTTTTGCACACACATTAAATGTCAGAGGGCAAAACATGCATCATTAAAAGCGTCACTTCACCCAAATGACTCATTTTGAAAATGCTTTACAATTTACAGTGGAtctactttctactgaagaaatgGTCCCTATAAAAACTTGTAGATCATCCAGCATAAGAAGGACACCAAAGCTGCAGAgaggtgtttctttttttttaatgaccttttttaatgctgtgagcGCCACACATGGAATTTAATTTGCCTCCAAACACTGACTGATAACAATTCCCTGGTTGAATCTAAAATAAACGTGAGAATTAAAAGAAAGTTAATACTACTAAGTTCACACCTACTTTTTATACTTAGCACATTACCatcaagatatttttttttcagtttagttttatgttgaTAAAGAGCTACTAGTAAAAAAGTTGCTTTGGTTATTAATCAATTTGCACCATGCtatttacaaagaaaatactGGTAGTATTCTTACAAGAATGCTGAAACTTAAaccatttttgtacattttaccTTGAGGAGGGAATAAATCAGTCAGTTTTTCATTCcaactgttaaaaatgtaaatatccaATGTGTGACGGCActgttcactgttcatatggacacctgactgttgttttaagacatgcttgaaacattgtgaacgTGTCCTTTAAGAGTTCTCTCATCATATCTAAACAAAAATATTGTGCCTAAACATTCTATCACG
Protein-coding regions in this window:
- the tmem170a gene encoding transmembrane protein 170A; its protein translation is MQDRYSEIGFVQQILGLNLVPRKNGTHRGNDTSLSDFSEMWYGVFLWAAVSSLVFHLPAALLSLATLRQHKMARFMPIAILLMGIVGPVCGGVLTSAAIAGVYKAAGKRMISLEALVFGVGQSFCVLIISFLRVLATL